A window of Methylomonas sp. 11b genomic DNA:
AGTGCTTGGACTAAGTGACGGCAGCCTGGCGGCGGCCTGGATGCGGTATGTGAAGGACTCTCCGGACCGCTATGCGGCAGACATCTATCTGGCCAGATCGATAGACGGCGGTTTAAGCTGGAGCCCACCGCTAAAACCTTACGGCGATGCTGCGCGTATCTACGATGCGCAAATGTCTTTGGCCGCACTTCCCGATGCACGACTGGCGCTGGTTTGGACCGACATGCGCAATGTCAGCCACGACCCGGCGGCCGATAAGAAAACCAACCGCTACCAACTGATGGCGAGCGTAATCGACAAAAATTGGCGCGCCAGCCCGGAGCTAACGCTGGATGACGATGTTTGCTCCTGCTGCCGCAGTTTTACCGACGCGCTGGGCGAACAATTGGTCACCGTTTATCGCGACCATGCTGTCGGCGAAATTCGCGATATTAGCGCCGTGCGCTGGCAAGCCGGCGGAGATCCGAAAATCGCTAGCGTTCATGCGGACGGCTGGGTGATCGGCGGTTGCCCAAGCAATGGGCCATCCATCGATCTAACGCCAACCGCTGGCGTGGCGGCCTGGTTCACTGCCGCCGACGGTAAAGGCCGGGTGAAACTGGCCTTCTCCACTGACAACGGCGCGCATTTTAATTCACCTATCGAGCTGGATGCCGACGCCAGCGGCTATACCAACGCCTTACTGCTGGACGACGGTTCAGCCTTGGTCAGCTGGCGCGGCCGCAATGGGCCAGAAGATGAGTTACGAGTCGCCAAAGTGACAACCAACGGCAAAGTCAGCCGGCAAACCACGGTGTATCACGGCAGCTTCCCGAAATGGCCCAGCAAATACCTGGCGATGGCCCGCGTCGGCAAGCAAGCTTTTGTCGCCTGGACCGATCCGATGCAAAAGAAAGTGCGGCTAGTCTCTTTAACCATCGACTAAGACAAGAGATCGAAGGTAATTATTAACCCAGCCCTTAAATTCCCTGGAGCCGTTAAACCGCACAGAGAATCCAATATAGCCGCAGGGCTCCCGCCTTCGCGGGAGCAACGATATTTAAGGGCCGGGTTAATGGTCACGATTAATTGTCACCAGCTCACTTAAGGCAAGGACTCTGCCAAAGACTGCGGCATATGCCGCAATTCCCGCTTAAAACAGGTCATATCACGCATCTACTTTGTTTTTAAGCGCCGCCAAAACATTACTACCGACGGCATAGTCGCGCTAACGCGCGGTGTCTAATGACAACACGGCTGGCTTGGCTTGGTTATTGCTGAAAAGCATCTTTACTTGCCCCGGCCACGAATGCCTTCAATGTCCAAAGAATCACCAGGATTTCTGCACACGCTGTTTCTGCAACACGCGCACGAAATCGGCAGCTTTTTACGCGGCCGTTGGCCGCGAGAACCCGATGTAAGCGACATCGTGCAGGAAACTTTTCTGCGCCTATCGCAATATCCAGAGCCGCAAACCATTCAAAACCCCAGGGCGTTTTTATTTCAGACCGCCGCCAATCTAACGGTTGACCGACATCGCCGCCGCGAAACGCGCGCACGCTTCGATGAACCCGACGCAGACATCGAGCATGTTGCCGACCAGCGCCTTTCGCCCGAGCATTATTGGCAAACTCATCAACAATTGGAGAAATTCTCCGCCTGGCTGGACGAATTGCCGGAATTGCGCCGCCATGCCTTTGTGTTATACCGCATAGAAGGCTGCTCGCATGCCGAAATAGCTAAACGTTTGGGCATTTCAGTACGCTGCTCTGAACGCTACGTGATGCTGGCGATGCAACATATCAGCGCCAAGCTCAGCACAGAATCGGATCATGATTGGCGGTGATTGCCGCCTGGCCCGTCTATGAAAAAGTCCGGTAAACTGTTCCTTTGATAAACACATTTCAGTCACTCAGCGTGTCAGACAGCGAATCTACCAGCCAAACCACGCGCGACCAAGCAATAGCCTGGCTGCTGCGCTTGCGCGATGCGCCCGCGGACGCGCAACTCCAGCGTACTTTCGCGGACTGGTTGGCGATCAATCCCGCCCATCAAACGGCGTATCGGCAGGTGCAGGCACAATGGGACTGGCTGGAGCCGCTTAAAGATCAGGCGTTTCGTGCCCGTGACGAAGCCTTGCGCTATCGACCGCAAACTCATCATTCCACGTGGCGGCAATGGCCGGCATACAGCGCGGCGGCGGCTCTACTATTCGGCGTCGGCTTGGCAATATTTTCGCCGCAAGGCTGGTACGGCCTGCCGCATAGCTACAACACGGCTAAGGGGCAAAGACAGGTGGTGGCCTTATCCGACGGTAGCGAGCTGGAATTGAATACCGATACCGAAGTGCGGGTGCATTTCAATCATGCCCAACGCCGCGTTGAGTTGATACGCGGCGAAGCGTTCTTTAAAGTCATTCACAATGCCGACAGGCCGTTTAGTGTGCAGGCGGGCAATCTCAGCGTGCGCGACATAGGCACGGCTTTTGATGTGTATAAGCAAGCCGACCGGGTTAGTGTCACGGTGCAAGAAGGTGTGGTGGAAATGTCCGTTCAGAGCGAACATCGCGAATTGCATGCGGGACAACAACTGGCGTATAGCGACGATCATCGCTTCGTGCCGGTCATCGCAAGCGATATTGCCGCCGCGACGGCCTGGCGCCAAGGGCAATTAATTTTTAACGGTCGGCGGTTGGTCGAGGTTTTGGCGGAAATCGGCCGTTATCACGACGTGCAGATTCGTCTACCCGATCCGAAACTGGCCGAGCTACGCGTCAACGGCAGTTTCCGCACCGAGCAATTGGATGGGATGTTGAATGCGGTTACCGCTTTATTGCCGGTCAACGTCAAGCGTATCGGCGAGCGGGAAATCGTCTTGGAAGCCGCTTCGGGCAAGCGCTAATGAAGGTGCGGATTTATTCCGACGCTCCAATTCGCATCTACTCCGTTACGGAAGGCTGGCGCTAACGGCGTCAGGGAAAAAACATTCAAAGGCTGGCGGCTTTTTCAAGCCTCCGCGTCTATGCCCATGAACCCTAAAAAAATAATGGAGACATGGAGCATGACATTGACAATCAAACGCCTCGCCACGGCCATTGCGCTGATCTCGGCGCAAGCCTACGCCGAGGACGGCAAACACCATTTCGATATACCGGCCCAGTCCTTGGCGGGTGCATTGCAACAGCTATCCGCACAATCGGGGGCGGCGATGTTGTATGCGGAGCAATCCGCCGCCGGCAAAACCAGTCCGGCGCTGCAAGGCGACTACACGATAGAGGACGCGGTCCGCAAACTGTTGAGCGGTAGCGGCTTGACTTATAGTATTGGCGCGGATGGTACTGTGACGTTGAAACCAGCACCCTCCGGCAGCGATGCGACAACGTTAGGCGCTGTGTTAGTCAAAGGCACGCGTGACCCGAGCGATCCTTACAACAAGGATTACGCAGTCGCCAACGCTGTGACCGGCACCAAAACCGATACGCCTTTGTTCGACACCCCCATTTCCGTGCAAGTGCTACCCAAAGCCATCATCGACGACCAGCAAGCCATCGGGCTGGAAAATGCCCTGAAAAACGTCAGCGGCGTTGCCAAGGGCTGGGGGTTTGGTAACGATAAAGATGAGAATCTCTATATTCGTGGCTTCACCAATACCAATAATATTTATCGTGACGGTGTATTAACACCCAATACGCCCATTTCACTGGCTAATGCCGAGCGTATTGAGGTGTTGAAAGGGCCTTCGGCCATGCTCTACGGTCGTGCCCAACCCGGAGGTCTAGTCAATATCGTGACTAAACGACCGCGAACAGATGCATATTATTCGCTA
This region includes:
- a CDS encoding sialidase family protein, whose protein sequence is MHTIKVFLTIIGGLLLLFIGAHNAFAKPPHALRISELQIPASGVSQQHHLAQTATGELIVSWVETDGVSSTAKFAILEKQGWSMPLTVIKVEGKLADPPVVLGLSDGSLAAAWMRYVKDSPDRYAADIYLARSIDGGLSWSPPLKPYGDAARIYDAQMSLAALPDARLALVWTDMRNVSHDPAADKKTNRYQLMASVIDKNWRASPELTLDDDVCSCCRSFTDALGEQLVTVYRDHAVGEIRDISAVRWQAGGDPKIASVHADGWVIGGCPSNGPSIDLTPTAGVAAWFTAADGKGRVKLAFSTDNGAHFNSPIELDADASGYTNALLLDDGSALVSWRGRNGPEDELRVAKVTTNGKVSRQTTVYHGSFPKWPSKYLAMARVGKQAFVAWTDPMQKKVRLVSLTID
- a CDS encoding RNA polymerase sigma factor, translated to MSKESPGFLHTLFLQHAHEIGSFLRGRWPREPDVSDIVQETFLRLSQYPEPQTIQNPRAFLFQTAANLTVDRHRRRETRARFDEPDADIEHVADQRLSPEHYWQTHQQLEKFSAWLDELPELRRHAFVLYRIEGCSHAEIAKRLGISVRCSERYVMLAMQHISAKLSTESDHDWR
- a CDS encoding FecR family protein, whose product is MSDSESTSQTTRDQAIAWLLRLRDAPADAQLQRTFADWLAINPAHQTAYRQVQAQWDWLEPLKDQAFRARDEALRYRPQTHHSTWRQWPAYSAAAALLFGVGLAIFSPQGWYGLPHSYNTAKGQRQVVALSDGSELELNTDTEVRVHFNHAQRRVELIRGEAFFKVIHNADRPFSVQAGNLSVRDIGTAFDVYKQADRVSVTVQEGVVEMSVQSEHRELHAGQQLAYSDDHRFVPVIASDIAAATAWRQGQLIFNGRRLVEVLAEIGRYHDVQIRLPDPKLAELRVNGSFRTEQLDGMLNAVTALLPVNVKRIGEREIVLEAASGKR